In Biomphalaria glabrata chromosome 11, xgBioGlab47.1, whole genome shotgun sequence, the following proteins share a genomic window:
- the LOC106077627 gene encoding ankyrin repeat domain-containing protein 50-like isoform X1, whose amino-acid sequence MLYLILNHAVMHSKRLVLKVDLATATHNSSRSNLLTGGKAFLVKQVLERKEMSELLTASEKGEREVVDSLLKAGANVNVVNKKGWTSLMLAAQNGHLEIIRMLVAHGARVNQATHNGLTALMLVSKNEKNDGLETIMPSSGNVTAADKNGNTSVKLATTQHEIAPADRLLTINELLQNGANIDAVDMNGYTALMYAILMHTSEIVSTLLKNGGNVNIYDKQGKTSLMIATDEGDIMTVKALLKRGAKVNIDDKNGFTALMIACQKGHEDIVNILLNHGAKSCYQSYPGGRTALMLASGNGKTEIVELLVRSQAGLNAIEKNKWTALLHASRNGHNKIVEILIKSGGDINTVDKKGWTALMLASYYGHLDTINTLLTYNADVNKKQCDDWTALMFAVQNGRTEIVKRLLRSGADVNITERDGWTALMIAAEYGQSEIVETLIQASATSVNLLVNKSNKKGWTALMIAAQHGHVSTVTSLIKLGANVNHADKKGWTALMVASQNGHIETVMSLVRSEARINEKNKEGLSALAIASKKGHTDTIEYLDGHGALLNEVENDQLIAIAKSFKKVILDIAVQYFDEVAKGLTVQVSINPTFNVNKVDTIILNQDHRRHK is encoded by the exons ATGCTATATCTTATTTTAAATCATGCCGTCATGCATTCAAAAAGATTGGTTTTAAAAGTAGACTTAGCAACCGCAACACACAACTCGTCTCGTTCGAATTTGTTGACCGGTGGAAAGGCTTTCCTT GTTAAACAGGTCctggaaagaaaagaaatgtcagAACTATTGACTGCATCCgaaaaaggagaaagagaagtcGTAGACTCGCTTTTGAAAGCTGGAGCAAACGTAAATGTCGTAAATAAGAAGGGATGGACTTCTTTAATGCTAGCTGCTCAAAATGGACATTTGGAAATAATACGTATGCTTGTAGCGCATGGAGCCAGAGTAAACCAAGCCACACATAATGGTTTGACTGCTCTGATGCTTGTTTCTAAAAACGAAAAGAATGATGGTCTAGAAACAATTATGCCATCTAGCGGCAACGTTACTGCTGCTGATAAAAATGGAAATACATCAGTGAAGTTGGCAACAACGCAACATGAAATTGCACCAGCAGACAGATTGCTGACAATCAATGAGCTACTACAAAATGGGGCTAACATAGATGCAGTAGATATGAACGGCTACACAGCGTTAATGTATGCGATCCTAATGCACACGTCTGAAATAGTTAGCACACTTTTAAAGAATGGGggtaatgtcaatatttacGACAAGCAAGGAAAAACTTCTCTAATGATTGCCACAGATGAAGGAGATATCATGACAGTTAAAGCTCTTCTAAAACGAGGAGCTAAAGTAAATATTGATGATAAAAATGGTTTCACTGCATTAATGATCGCTTGTCAAAAGGGacatgaagatatagttaaTATACTTTTAAATCACGGAGCTAAAAGCTGTTATCAATCTTATCCTGGTGGCCGGACAGCTTTGATGCTTGCATCCGGAAATGGAAAGACTGAAATAGTTGAACTGTTGGTCAGATCACAGGCCGGATTAAATGCAATAGAAAAGAACAAATGGACAGCACTCTTGCATGCAAGTCGGAATGGTCACAATAAAATTGTTGAAATTCTTATTAAGTCAGGAGGAGACATTAATACTGTTGATAAAAAGGGTTGGACAGCCTTGATGTTAGCGTCATATTATGGACACCTGGATACAATTAACACACTTCTTACATACAACgctgatgtaaataaaaagcaaTGCGATGATTGGACTGCATTGATGTTTGCAGTCCAAAATGGAAGAACTGAAATAGTAAAAAGACTTCTTCGATCTGGTGCAGATGTCAATATTACAGAAAGAGACGGTTGGACAGCACTAATGATAGCAGCAGAATACGGACAATCTGAGATCGTTGAAACGCTCATCCAAGCATCTGCGACATCTGTCAATTTACTtgtaaataaatcaaataaaaaaggcTGGACAGCGCTAATGATTGCAGCACAACACGGGCATGTCAGTACTGTTACATCACTTATAAAGTTAGGAGCCAATGTGAACCATGCAGACAAAAAAGGATGGACAGCTCTGATGGTCGCGTCTCAGAATGGACATATTGAGACGGTTATGTCACTTGTAAGATCAGAAGCaagaattaatgaaaaaaacaaggAAGGTTTGTCAGCATTAGCGATTGCGTCAAAAAAAGGGCATACTGATACCATTGAATACCTTGACGGACACGGAGCACTGCTAAACGAAGTTGAAAATGATCAGCTTATAGCAAT
- the LOC106077627 gene encoding ankyrin repeat domain-containing protein 50-like isoform X3 — MSELLTASEKGEREVVDSLLKAGANVNVVNKKGWTSLMLAAQNGHLEIIRMLVAHGARVNQATHNGLTALMLVSKNEKNDGLETIMPSSGNVTAADKNGNTSVKLATTQHEIAPADRLLTINELLQNGANIDAVDMNGYTALMYAILMHTSEIVSTLLKNGGNVNIYDKQGKTSLMIATDEGDIMTVKALLKRGAKVNIDDKNGFTALMIACQKGHEDIVNILLNHGAKSCYQSYPGGRTALMLASGNGKTEIVELLVRSQAGLNAIEKNKWTALLHASRNGHNKIVEILIKSGGDINTVDKKGWTALMLASYYGHLDTINTLLTYNADVNKKQCDDWTALMFAVQNGRTEIVKRLLRSGADVNITERDGWTALMIAAEYGQSEIVETLIQASATSVNLLVNKSNKKGWTALMIAAQHGHVSTVTSLIKLGANVNHADKKGWTALMVASQNGHIETVMSLVRSEARINEKNKEGLSALAIASKKGHTDTIEYLDGHGALLNEVENDQLIAIAKSFKKVILDIAVQYFDEVAKGLTVQVSINPTFNVNKVDTIILNQDHRRHK, encoded by the coding sequence atgtcagAACTATTGACTGCATCCgaaaaaggagaaagagaagtcGTAGACTCGCTTTTGAAAGCTGGAGCAAACGTAAATGTCGTAAATAAGAAGGGATGGACTTCTTTAATGCTAGCTGCTCAAAATGGACATTTGGAAATAATACGTATGCTTGTAGCGCATGGAGCCAGAGTAAACCAAGCCACACATAATGGTTTGACTGCTCTGATGCTTGTTTCTAAAAACGAAAAGAATGATGGTCTAGAAACAATTATGCCATCTAGCGGCAACGTTACTGCTGCTGATAAAAATGGAAATACATCAGTGAAGTTGGCAACAACGCAACATGAAATTGCACCAGCAGACAGATTGCTGACAATCAATGAGCTACTACAAAATGGGGCTAACATAGATGCAGTAGATATGAACGGCTACACAGCGTTAATGTATGCGATCCTAATGCACACGTCTGAAATAGTTAGCACACTTTTAAAGAATGGGggtaatgtcaatatttacGACAAGCAAGGAAAAACTTCTCTAATGATTGCCACAGATGAAGGAGATATCATGACAGTTAAAGCTCTTCTAAAACGAGGAGCTAAAGTAAATATTGATGATAAAAATGGTTTCACTGCATTAATGATCGCTTGTCAAAAGGGacatgaagatatagttaaTATACTTTTAAATCACGGAGCTAAAAGCTGTTATCAATCTTATCCTGGTGGCCGGACAGCTTTGATGCTTGCATCCGGAAATGGAAAGACTGAAATAGTTGAACTGTTGGTCAGATCACAGGCCGGATTAAATGCAATAGAAAAGAACAAATGGACAGCACTCTTGCATGCAAGTCGGAATGGTCACAATAAAATTGTTGAAATTCTTATTAAGTCAGGAGGAGACATTAATACTGTTGATAAAAAGGGTTGGACAGCCTTGATGTTAGCGTCATATTATGGACACCTGGATACAATTAACACACTTCTTACATACAACgctgatgtaaataaaaagcaaTGCGATGATTGGACTGCATTGATGTTTGCAGTCCAAAATGGAAGAACTGAAATAGTAAAAAGACTTCTTCGATCTGGTGCAGATGTCAATATTACAGAAAGAGACGGTTGGACAGCACTAATGATAGCAGCAGAATACGGACAATCTGAGATCGTTGAAACGCTCATCCAAGCATCTGCGACATCTGTCAATTTACTtgtaaataaatcaaataaaaaaggcTGGACAGCGCTAATGATTGCAGCACAACACGGGCATGTCAGTACTGTTACATCACTTATAAAGTTAGGAGCCAATGTGAACCATGCAGACAAAAAAGGATGGACAGCTCTGATGGTCGCGTCTCAGAATGGACATATTGAGACGGTTATGTCACTTGTAAGATCAGAAGCaagaattaatgaaaaaaacaaggAAGGTTTGTCAGCATTAGCGATTGCGTCAAAAAAAGGGCATACTGATACCATTGAATACCTTGACGGACACGGAGCACTGCTAAACGAAGTTGAAAATGATCAGCTTATAGCAAT
- the LOC106077627 gene encoding ankyrin repeat domain-containing protein 50-like isoform X2 → MNIVKQVLERKEMSELLTASEKGEREVVDSLLKAGANVNVVNKKGWTSLMLAAQNGHLEIIRMLVAHGARVNQATHNGLTALMLVSKNEKNDGLETIMPSSGNVTAADKNGNTSVKLATTQHEIAPADRLLTINELLQNGANIDAVDMNGYTALMYAILMHTSEIVSTLLKNGGNVNIYDKQGKTSLMIATDEGDIMTVKALLKRGAKVNIDDKNGFTALMIACQKGHEDIVNILLNHGAKSCYQSYPGGRTALMLASGNGKTEIVELLVRSQAGLNAIEKNKWTALLHASRNGHNKIVEILIKSGGDINTVDKKGWTALMLASYYGHLDTINTLLTYNADVNKKQCDDWTALMFAVQNGRTEIVKRLLRSGADVNITERDGWTALMIAAEYGQSEIVETLIQASATSVNLLVNKSNKKGWTALMIAAQHGHVSTVTSLIKLGANVNHADKKGWTALMVASQNGHIETVMSLVRSEARINEKNKEGLSALAIASKKGHTDTIEYLDGHGALLNEVENDQLIAIAKSFKKVILDIAVQYFDEVAKGLTVQVSINPTFNVNKVDTIILNQDHRRHK, encoded by the exons ATGAATAtt GTTAAACAGGTCctggaaagaaaagaaatgtcagAACTATTGACTGCATCCgaaaaaggagaaagagaagtcGTAGACTCGCTTTTGAAAGCTGGAGCAAACGTAAATGTCGTAAATAAGAAGGGATGGACTTCTTTAATGCTAGCTGCTCAAAATGGACATTTGGAAATAATACGTATGCTTGTAGCGCATGGAGCCAGAGTAAACCAAGCCACACATAATGGTTTGACTGCTCTGATGCTTGTTTCTAAAAACGAAAAGAATGATGGTCTAGAAACAATTATGCCATCTAGCGGCAACGTTACTGCTGCTGATAAAAATGGAAATACATCAGTGAAGTTGGCAACAACGCAACATGAAATTGCACCAGCAGACAGATTGCTGACAATCAATGAGCTACTACAAAATGGGGCTAACATAGATGCAGTAGATATGAACGGCTACACAGCGTTAATGTATGCGATCCTAATGCACACGTCTGAAATAGTTAGCACACTTTTAAAGAATGGGggtaatgtcaatatttacGACAAGCAAGGAAAAACTTCTCTAATGATTGCCACAGATGAAGGAGATATCATGACAGTTAAAGCTCTTCTAAAACGAGGAGCTAAAGTAAATATTGATGATAAAAATGGTTTCACTGCATTAATGATCGCTTGTCAAAAGGGacatgaagatatagttaaTATACTTTTAAATCACGGAGCTAAAAGCTGTTATCAATCTTATCCTGGTGGCCGGACAGCTTTGATGCTTGCATCCGGAAATGGAAAGACTGAAATAGTTGAACTGTTGGTCAGATCACAGGCCGGATTAAATGCAATAGAAAAGAACAAATGGACAGCACTCTTGCATGCAAGTCGGAATGGTCACAATAAAATTGTTGAAATTCTTATTAAGTCAGGAGGAGACATTAATACTGTTGATAAAAAGGGTTGGACAGCCTTGATGTTAGCGTCATATTATGGACACCTGGATACAATTAACACACTTCTTACATACAACgctgatgtaaataaaaagcaaTGCGATGATTGGACTGCATTGATGTTTGCAGTCCAAAATGGAAGAACTGAAATAGTAAAAAGACTTCTTCGATCTGGTGCAGATGTCAATATTACAGAAAGAGACGGTTGGACAGCACTAATGATAGCAGCAGAATACGGACAATCTGAGATCGTTGAAACGCTCATCCAAGCATCTGCGACATCTGTCAATTTACTtgtaaataaatcaaataaaaaaggcTGGACAGCGCTAATGATTGCAGCACAACACGGGCATGTCAGTACTGTTACATCACTTATAAAGTTAGGAGCCAATGTGAACCATGCAGACAAAAAAGGATGGACAGCTCTGATGGTCGCGTCTCAGAATGGACATATTGAGACGGTTATGTCACTTGTAAGATCAGAAGCaagaattaatgaaaaaaacaaggAAGGTTTGTCAGCATTAGCGATTGCGTCAAAAAAAGGGCATACTGATACCATTGAATACCTTGACGGACACGGAGCACTGCTAAACGAAGTTGAAAATGATCAGCTTATAGCAAT